The DNA sequence GGAAACATCAGCACAATTAAAATTATTGTAACAAAGCCCATTACAAACTTCGTAAACAAAGCTTTCCCGCTTTTTTGATTTTCAGGATTATCCATTTTTATCTCTCTTCGCTTTTAAAACCATTTCAAAAAATTCAGCAATTCCGTCATCCTTATTGGGCTTTGTTGTAATAATGTCAGCTGCATTCAACAATTCCGGGATTGCATTTGCAACAGCTACTTTAATTCCTTTTGTATCAAACATAGTAATATCATTGTACCAATCGCCGATAACTGCTGCTTGTTCTTGCTTCAAGGATGAATGACGTAATAATCGGCGAAATGCCTTACCTTTTGAGCAGCCTGCTTTTCTAATCTCAAGATAAAAAATATTTTCGTTTTTCTTACTGCGAAAATATGACGTGTTGCAGCCAATTGTACTCGGAAAATTGAATTTGTCTTCCATCTGCTTAATTGAACTCTTCACATCGCTTGAACAAACTATTTCAAGTGTGTTTTTAATATAATCATCGTACGAGCTTACTTTTGTATAAAATGCGCCGTACTTGCTGAGCAAAGACGGTATAATTGAATTATTTTCTGTATAATAAATTGAAGCTCCATGACAAAGCACAATGTTAACAAGCAGCTGTTCGGAAAGTTGAAGCGCTTTTTTTACATAGCGTTTTTTCAGAAATGATTCAAATATAGTTTCATCGCTGACAAAATTTTTAATCAGGGCTCCATCGAGAGAAATAACATAACCATTTAATGAAAGTTCATCTGCAACTTCCCGCACAGCAGAATGAAGTCTGCCCGTTGCCAGCGAGATTATAACATCTTCTTTCATCAACTCCCGGATTAGTTTTTTGCTTTCCATTCCCAGTTCACCATTATCGTCCAGCAGTGTTCCATCGATATCCGAAACGATAAGTTTTAAATTTTTCAGGGATCTGTAATTAAATTCTTTCAAATATTACCGGATATTTTATA is a window from the bacterium genome containing:
- a CDS encoding HAD family hydrolase; its protein translation is MKEFNYRSLKNLKLIVSDIDGTLLDDNGELGMESKKLIRELMKEDVIISLATGRLHSAVREVADELSLNGYVISLDGALIKNFVSDETIFESFLKKRYVKKALQLSEQLLVNIVLCHGASIYYTENNSIIPSLLSKYGAFYTKVSSYDDYIKNTLEIVCSSDVKSSIKQMEDKFNFPSTIGCNTSYFRSKKNENIFYLEIRKAGCSKGKAFRRLLRHSSLKQEQAAVIGDWYNDITMFDTKGIKVAVANAIPELLNAADIITTKPNKDDGIAEFFEMVLKAKRDKNG